The following coding sequences are from one Culex quinquefasciatus strain JHB chromosome 1, VPISU_Cqui_1.0_pri_paternal, whole genome shotgun sequence window:
- the LOC6035410 gene encoding cyclin-L2: MSSSKTAAAAATTTTTMTITAGGLAEASSKVSLASSDRQQKTYGKIVLTLENCLLPEGKLELTPSQSDGLDRETEVDLRILGCELIQTAGILLKLPQVAMATGQVLFQRFFYSKSFVRHSMEATAMSCVCLASKIEEAPRRIRDVINVFHHIKQVRGQKPLLPMILDQHYINLKSQVIKAERRVLKELGFCVHVKHPHKLIVMYLKYLELEKHQNMMQMAWNFMNDSFRTDVFVRYQPETIACACIYLTARKQNIPLPANPGWFLIFRVSEEDMLDVCYRIMSLYKRSKPNAEALDSAVDALKKRYQDQKKKDRSDASTPPTVVMVDRNNGSHNAWGGFISRALPVTTGSGGDNDSGNNGNNNDKDGKKTSQSKSRSRTPRSHSRSRTPHSRSASRSSRSKSGSRSPASRSRSQSSDVENAGTRKGSKKSRHRSRTPISKSSGAKKKSKQYSRSRSGSPESPKYKKSSSDKKYDRRRDESRGDARYINGSDRDKRGSRDHRERSSHHSKSSGYDRDDYRKSYRSSHGNGDKRDKYGGGSHRHHGSSSSSHRSSKHGDRDRDRRR, from the exons ATGAGCTCGTCGAAAACGGCGGCAGCTGCGGCGACAACGACGACCACAATGACCATTACGGCGGGCGGCCTGGCGGAAGCCAGCAGTAAAGTGTCCTTGGCTTCCAGCGACAGGCAGCAAAAGACCTACGGGAAGATTGTGTTAACGTTGGAAAATTGCCTCCTTCCGGAGGGTAAATTGGAGCTGACACCGTCGCAATCGGACGGGCTGGACCGGGAGACGGAGGTCGATTTGCGGATTTTGGGCTGTGAGCTCATCCAAACGGCCGGAATTCTGCTCAAGTTGCCACAG GTGGCGATGGCAACCGGGCAGGTCCTGTTCCAGCGGTTCTTCTACTCGAAATCGTTCGTCCGGCACAGCATGGAAGCGACCGCGATGAGTTGCGTTTGTCTGGCGTCGAAGATCGAAGAAGCGCCCCGACGCATCCGCGACGTCATCAACGTGTTTCACCACATCAAGCAGGTCCGCGGTCAGAA ACCGCTGTTGCCGATGATCCTGGACCAGCACTACATCAACCTCAAGTCGCAGGTCATCAAGGCGGAGCGGCGCGTGCTGAAGGAGCTCGGCTTTTGCGTGCACGTGAAGCACCCGCACAAGCTGATCGTCATGTACTTGAAGTACCTGGAGCTGGAGAAGCACCAGAACATGATGCAGATGGCGTGGAACTTTATGAACGACTCGTTCCGGACGGACGTGTTTGTGCGCTACCAGCCGGAGACGATCGCGTGCGCGTGCATTTACCTGACCGCCCGCAAGCAGAACATTCCGCTGCCCGCGAATCCGGGTTGGTTCCTAATCTTTCGAGTCAGCGAGGAGGACATGCTAGACGTTTGCTACCGGATCATGTCCCTGTACAAGCGATCGAAGCCGAACGCTGAAGCGTTGGACAGTGCAGTGGACGCACTCAAGAAAAGGTACCAAGATCAGAAGAAAAAGGACCGCTCGGACGCGAGCACACCTCCGACGGTGGTCATGGTCGATCGGAACAACGGGTCACACAACGCCTGGGGCGGGTTCATCTCGCGAGCCCTTCCGGTGACGACGGGCAGCGGCGGGGACAACGACAGTGGCAACAACGGAAACAACAACGATAAGGACGGCAAAAAAACGTCCCAGTCCAAGTCACGCTCGCGGACGCCACGCTCACACTCCAGATCACGAACTCCCCATTCCCGGTCCGCTTCCCGGTCGTCCCGGTCCAAGTCCGGTTCCCGCTCGCCAGCGTCCCGATCACGGTCGCAATCCTCCGACGTGGAAAACGCTGGCACGCGTAAAGGCAGCAAAAAGTCCAGACATCGCTCGAGAACGCCCATCTCCAAGTCGTCCGGAGCCAAGAAAAAGTCCAAACAGTACTCGCGCTCGCGATCGGGTTCGCCCGAGTCGCCCAAGTACAAGAAGAG CTCCAGCGACAAAAAGTACGACCGGCGCCGGGACGAAAGCCGCGGAGACGCGCGGTATATCAACGGAAGCGACCGGGACAAGCGCGGCAGCCGAGACCATCGCGAGCGAAGCAGCCACCACAGCAAATCCTCCGGCTACGATCGGGACGACTACCGGAAAAGTTACCGCAGCAGCCACGGCAACGGAGACAAACGGGACAAGTATGGCGGTGGAAGTCATCGGCAtcacggcagcagcagcagcagccaccgATCGTCCAAGCATGGCGATCGGGATCGCGACCGACGACGATAA
- the LOC6035408 gene encoding uncharacterized protein LOC6035408, translating into MEGFSPFSQAISAGTCRHNQRTQAQRKIYPRCSIDQMPNDITLRILRFLPRYAILSATLVCRRWNVLISESELLDGLTLRIDSDEPDELSLEFGYYLNRSIRNYRKMELFVRDQHMFLVAVMALRKFGSHLEELRVTLDLRSQSSYFLRHFERMKELEMGFEEYDQMLWEQEVDSYDRCLRPIALPPEEEVIIRPPDIEEMLVRDFRRVEEVFLSLVYRYCFRLKSLLVRRLRLGLNSKANVFLYEGTEMERLTELGIYGTGFIILADAPNLRRLTIHGVTSGLPFYSGFRHAFPKLTHLEIVDDPAFSYTCLWQLSKRCYNLMELTLCITSGQLTKLAFHYLGRLKHLRRLSVTMQNPYDSGHYIFEDWPEMTIERLFISTFELRVDNIYEMLARNRNLTDFETQTVRRIPYSVIANLQQFRPGCRLTCLQVAY; encoded by the exons ATGGAGGGATTCAGCCCCTTTTCGCAGGCCATCAGCGCTGGCACCTGCCGGCACAATCAACGCACCCAGGCGCAGCGCAAAATCTATCCCAGGTGCAGCATTGACCAGATGCCAAACGAT ATTACGCTGCGCATTCTACGGTTCCTGCCGCGGTACGCGATCCTTTCGGCGACCTTGGTGTGCCGTCGGTGGAACGTTCTGATTAGTGAAAGCGAGCTGTTGGATGGTTTGACGTTGAGGATCG ACAGCGACGAACCGGACGAGCTGTCGCTTGAGTTTGGGTACTATTTGAACAGATCGATAAGGAATTACCGGAAGATGGAACTGTTTGTGCGTGACCAGCACATGTTCCTGGTGGCGGTCATGGCCTTGCGGAAGTTTGGCAGTCACTTAGAAGAGCTGCGCGTGACGTTGGATCTGCGCAGTCAGTCGTCTTATTTTCTGCGGCACTTTGAACGAATGAAGGAGCTGGAGATGGGCTTTGAGGAGTACGATCAGATGTTGTGGGAACAGGAAGTGGACAGCTACGATCGATGTTTGAGGCCGATTGCGTTGCCTCCGGAGGAGGAGGTCATTATCAGACCGCCTGATATTGAAGAAATGCTGGTGCGGGACTTTCGTCGCGTTGAGGAGGTTTTTCTGAGTCTTGTTTATCGGTACTGCTTCCGGTTGAAGAGCTTGCTGGTTCGTCGATTGCGGTTGGGGCTCAACAGCAAAGCCAACGTGTTTCTTTACGAGGGAACCGAAATGGAGCGATTGACCGAGCTCGGAATCTACGGAACGGGTTTTATAATTCTTGCTGATGCACCGAACCTGCGTCGACTAACAATCCACGGCGTGACCAGTGGCCTTCCGTTCTACAGCGGCTTCCGGCACGCCTTTCCTAAGTTGACTCACCTGGAAATCGTCGACGATCCGGCTTTCAGCTATACTTGTCTGTGGCAGCTCTCGAAACGCTGCTACAATTTGATGGAGTTGACGCTCTGCATCACGAGCGGCCAACTCACGAAGCTGGCCTTCCACTACCTTGGCCGACTGAAGCACCTGCGCAGGCTGTCCGTTACGATGCAGAACCCGTACGACTCGGGCCATTACATCTTCGAGGACTGGCCAGAAATGACCATCGAGCGGTTGTTCATCTCTACGTTTGAG CTTCGAGTGGACAACATCTACGAGATGCTGGCGCGCAACCGCAATCTGACGGATTTTGAGACACAAACGGTGCGCCGAATTCCGTACTCGGTTATCGCGAACTTGCAGCAGTTTCGACCGGGCTGTCGGTTGACCTGTCTGCAGGTCGCATACTAA
- the LOC6053396 gene encoding UDP-N-acetylglucosamine transferase subunit ALG14 homolog, with protein MIQELVLAAIGAILLRLVYLLVVIRRNASAGLQGVLKRKGPARTMIVMGSGGHTAEMLQIVERLDFARYAPRQYVIAAADKTSVVKVIDVEVHREPDMSKQQYEIVTISRSRHVQQSYFSSIFTTLTAIFNSVPVVLRYRPDLILTNGPGTCVPICVVAFLAKLFWINRSCRIVFVESFCRVKSLSLSGKILLWITDLFVVQWPGLAKQANGSATSRKVECFGRLSS; from the coding sequence ATGATCCAGGAGTTGGTGCTTGCTGCGATCGGAGCGATCCTGCTTCGATTAGTGTACCTGTTGGTAGTCATTCGACGGAATGCTTCCGCAGGTCTTCAGGGTGTGCTCAAGCGGAAGGGTCCGGCCCGTACGATGATCGTGATGGGTTCCGGAGGCCATACCGCCGAAATGCTACAGATCGTGGAGCGACTTGACTTTGCGCGTTACGCTCCGCGGCAGTACGTGATCGCAGCCGCCGACAAGACCAGTGTGGTCAAAGTGATTGACGTGGAGGTTCACCGGGAACCGGATATGAGCAAGCAGCAGTACGAGATCGTCACCATAAGCCGGAGCCGTCACGTGCAGCAGAGCTACTTCAGCTCGATCTTCACCACGCTGACGGCGATCTTCAACAGCGTTCCGGTGGTGCTGCGGTACCGGCCGGATCTGATCCTGACCAACGGGCCCGGCACGTGCGTTCCGATCTGCGTGGTGGCATTCCTGGCCAAACTGTTCTGGATTAACCGCAGCTGCCGGATCGTGTTCGTCGAAAGCTTCTGCCGCGTCAAGAGCCTCTCGCTGAGCGGCAAGATTCTGCTCTGGATTACGGACCTGTTTGTGGTGCAATGGCCCGGGTTGGCCAAACAGGCCAACGGAAGTGCCACCAGCCGGAAGGTGGAATGCTTCGGTCGGTTATCGTCGTAA